One window of the Pseudarthrobacter sp. ATCC 49987 genome contains the following:
- a CDS encoding universal stress protein, with protein MRYVVGYTPSERGADAVALASAMARAQGAHLDLVYVVDRRTPYVAMNPEGSRVSAAEQEVLSAEREGLSLVPKDIEARFHVRQAESHAAGLIDAAVEYKAGLIVVGAASAGLFKRYTIGSAANALLHASPVPVALAPRGYRRTEPITRLTLAVGQRTGAEAAIDVAIESAERRGVPLRLVSLVELDAEGDSGENINAAHVHANTVLTAAAHRLPAGHHVSVEVAHGRTIEEAIDDLEWDEGEILIVGSSRLAEKNKLFIGSTAHKVLLALPVPMVVVPRNYQRINTSPED; from the coding sequence ATGCGATACGTAGTTGGCTACACCCCCAGCGAACGCGGCGCCGACGCCGTCGCCCTGGCCTCCGCGATGGCCCGCGCCCAGGGCGCGCACCTTGACCTGGTCTACGTTGTGGACCGGCGTACCCCCTACGTCGCGATGAACCCGGAGGGAAGCCGTGTCAGCGCCGCAGAGCAGGAAGTACTCAGCGCGGAACGGGAGGGCCTGTCGCTCGTCCCCAAGGACATCGAGGCCCGGTTCCATGTCCGCCAGGCCGAGTCGCACGCCGCCGGCCTCATTGATGCGGCCGTGGAATACAAAGCTGGACTGATCGTTGTCGGTGCCGCCAGCGCCGGGCTGTTCAAGCGGTACACCATTGGCAGCGCGGCCAACGCCCTGCTTCATGCCTCGCCCGTTCCAGTGGCGCTCGCCCCCCGGGGTTACCGCCGCACGGAGCCGATCACGAGGCTGACCCTCGCGGTGGGCCAGCGCACCGGCGCGGAGGCGGCGATCGACGTCGCCATCGAGTCCGCCGAACGCCGCGGCGTCCCGCTGCGGCTGGTCTCCCTCGTGGAACTCGACGCCGAAGGGGACAGCGGCGAGAACATCAACGCGGCGCACGTCCACGCCAATACCGTCCTCACTGCAGCCGCCCACCGGCTCCCGGCGGGGCACCATGTCAGTGTTGAAGTTGCCCACGGGCGCACGATCGAAGAAGCGATCGATGATCTCGAATGGGACGAGGGCGAGATCCTGATCGTGGGTTCGTCCCGCCTGGCGGAGAAGAACAAACTGTTCATCGGCAGCACCGCCCACAAGGTGCTCCTTGCGCTGCCGGTACCCATGGTGGTGGTCCCGCGCAATTACCAGCGGATTAACACCAGCCCCGAGGACTGA
- the rarD gene encoding EamA family transporter RarD, with the protein MPTPDRSPAPATLSSPGGAAPAGPSKRPHSALKAVDTDTTAGIIFGIGAYGLWGLMPLYFLVLQPAGAVEIVANRVLWSLLFCALLITVTRSWRVLGAAFRNRRLIFPLIIAAVLIAVNWLTYVYGVTTGQAVEASLGYFINPLVSVLLGVVVLKEKLRPLQWAAVGIGFIAVGVLTVSYGKPPWIALTLALSFGLYGFVKKRVGPRADAITSLTVETIVLAPVAAAAMTVLALTGAATLAAHGAGHFWLLAASGIITAVPLLFFGASARRLPMTTIGLLQYFAPVLQFIVALAVFHEPMTTDRWIGFGVVWLALLVLTMDMLLATRKNSVNRKLARAAA; encoded by the coding sequence GTGCCTACCCCCGACCGATCCCCCGCCCCCGCCACGCTGAGCAGTCCGGGCGGCGCTGCCCCCGCCGGACCGTCGAAGCGTCCGCACTCCGCCCTCAAGGCAGTGGACACGGACACGACGGCGGGAATCATCTTCGGGATCGGCGCCTACGGCCTGTGGGGGCTGATGCCCCTCTACTTCTTGGTGCTGCAACCGGCCGGAGCGGTCGAGATTGTGGCCAACCGGGTGCTGTGGTCCCTGCTCTTCTGCGCCCTGCTGATCACCGTCACCCGTTCCTGGCGTGTCCTGGGGGCAGCGTTCCGGAACCGCAGGTTGATCTTCCCGCTGATCATCGCCGCTGTCCTGATCGCGGTGAACTGGCTGACCTATGTGTACGGCGTAACCACCGGACAGGCTGTCGAAGCCTCACTGGGCTACTTCATCAACCCGCTCGTGTCCGTTCTGCTGGGCGTGGTGGTGCTGAAGGAGAAACTGCGGCCGCTGCAGTGGGCCGCCGTCGGAATCGGCTTCATCGCCGTGGGCGTCCTGACGGTTTCCTATGGCAAACCGCCGTGGATTGCCTTGACCCTGGCGCTGAGCTTCGGCCTCTATGGCTTCGTCAAGAAGCGCGTCGGCCCGCGCGCTGATGCGATCACCAGCCTCACGGTCGAGACGATCGTGCTGGCGCCGGTGGCCGCGGCTGCGATGACGGTCCTGGCGCTCACCGGCGCCGCAACGCTGGCAGCCCACGGCGCCGGGCACTTCTGGCTCCTGGCGGCGTCGGGCATCATCACCGCCGTGCCGTTGCTGTTCTTCGGCGCCTCCGCCCGGCGCCTGCCGATGACCACGATCGGCCTGCTGCAGTACTTTGCCCCCGTGCTGCAGTTCATCGTGGCGCTCGCCGTGTTCCACGAACCCATGACGACCGACCGCTGGATCGGGTTCGGCGTCGTCTGGCTGGCGCTGCTGGTGCTCACCATGGACATGCTGCTGGCCACACGAAAGAATTCCGTGAACCGGAAACTGGCCCGCGCGGCCGCCTGA
- a CDS encoding FAD-dependent oxidoreductase, which produces MSNSAETSSKSTSRSTSKRPLRVAIVGAGPAGVYAADILTKSNEVKGGDFEVSIDLFEAYPAPYGLIRYGVAPDHPRIKGIVNALHKVLDRGDIRFLGNVTYGRDLTLHDFRAFYDAVIFSTGAIKDAELDIPGIDLEGSFGGADFVSWYDGHPDVPRDWPLEAKEIAVIGNGNVALDVARMLVKHADDLLVTEIPDNVYRALKNSPVTDVHVFGRRGPAQVKFTPLELRELSHARDVDIVLYPEDFEFDEASDEAIRSNNQIRTMVNTLTNWLVEEHAEAEEPSSRRLHLHFLHSPVEVLGTTGDADHPGKVTGIKFERMQLDGTGNVKGTGEYLEYPVQAVYRAIGYHGSPLDELEYDARRGVIPNEGGRVLDAGGNPVPGIYATGWIKRGPVGLIGHTKGDALETIGFLLEDRLNLPPAQNPDPQAIIDLLEERGIEYTTWEGWNRLDAHELALGAEWSASGESHGVVRERVKVVPREDMVQISRG; this is translated from the coding sequence GTGTCCAACTCGGCCGAAACATCGTCCAAAAGCACGTCTAGAAGCACGTCGAAACGTCCGCTCCGCGTTGCGATTGTCGGCGCCGGACCGGCCGGCGTCTACGCCGCGGACATCCTGACCAAGTCCAATGAGGTCAAGGGCGGAGACTTCGAGGTCAGCATCGATCTCTTCGAGGCGTACCCGGCCCCGTACGGCCTGATCCGCTACGGTGTCGCTCCGGACCATCCCCGGATCAAGGGGATCGTCAACGCGCTGCACAAGGTCCTGGACCGCGGCGACATCCGCTTTCTCGGCAACGTCACCTACGGCCGCGACCTGACCCTGCACGATTTCCGTGCCTTCTACGACGCGGTGATCTTCTCCACCGGGGCCATCAAGGATGCGGAGCTGGACATCCCCGGCATTGACCTCGAAGGGTCCTTCGGCGGGGCCGATTTCGTCTCCTGGTACGACGGGCACCCCGACGTGCCGCGGGACTGGCCGCTGGAGGCCAAGGAGATCGCGGTGATCGGCAACGGCAACGTGGCCCTCGACGTGGCCCGGATGCTGGTCAAGCACGCCGACGACCTGCTCGTGACGGAAATCCCGGACAACGTCTACCGGGCGCTCAAGAACTCCCCGGTCACGGACGTGCACGTGTTCGGCCGCCGCGGACCGGCCCAGGTCAAATTCACGCCGCTGGAACTGCGTGAACTTTCCCACGCCCGGGACGTCGACATCGTCCTGTATCCCGAGGACTTCGAGTTCGACGAGGCCTCGGACGAGGCGATCCGCAGCAATAACCAGATCCGCACCATGGTCAACACCCTGACCAACTGGCTCGTCGAGGAACACGCCGAGGCCGAGGAGCCGTCCTCCCGCCGCCTGCACCTGCACTTCCTGCACAGCCCGGTCGAGGTCCTGGGAACAACAGGCGATGCCGACCACCCCGGCAAGGTCACCGGCATCAAGTTCGAGCGCATGCAGCTGGACGGCACCGGCAACGTCAAGGGCACGGGGGAGTACCTCGAGTACCCGGTCCAGGCCGTCTACCGCGCGATCGGCTACCACGGCTCGCCGCTGGACGAACTGGAATACGACGCCCGCCGCGGCGTCATACCCAACGAAGGCGGCCGTGTGCTCGACGCCGGGGGCAATCCCGTTCCGGGCATCTACGCGACAGGCTGGATCAAGCGCGGCCCCGTGGGCCTGATCGGGCACACCAAGGGCGACGCGCTGGAGACCATCGGTTTCCTGCTCGAGGACCGGCTGAACCTCCCGCCAGCGCAGAACCCGGACCCGCAGGCGATCATCGACCTGCTGGAAGAGCGCGGGATCGAATACACCACCTGGGAAGGTTGGAACAGGCTCGACGCCCACGAACTGGCCCTCGGCGCGGAGTGGTCCGCTTCCGGCGAGTCTCACGGCGTCGTCCGGGAGCGCGTCAAGGTGGTTCCCCGCGAGGACATGGTGCAGATCTCCCGCGGCTAG
- a CDS encoding GAF domain-containing protein, with protein MTKVIHPAALFPPAGGIPAALRQQYASAGHEQLDAQGLGFPGDLQLPGLSSLIQESWRRSAELQANPDNPEAPLAMDREELEEYRRQHPLAAIMPVIHKLLVLPSHDSGMLVAVGDEVGRLLWVEGDAAMQRRAERMMFVPGADWSEATVGTSAPGTALALGRGIQISGAEHYKRSVHPWSCTAVPFHDPDSGALLGVVDITGTESAVAPHTLSLVEATVAAAQAHLRVERLQLAAERQSSPARRRGPGFAAAGRDGAGAAGSLYRNSLQLLGRDQALLSIDGRTVPLSARHSEILALLSTHPEGLNAEELCALLYPGNASTMTLRAEMVRLRKVLQQLNPDAVPESRPYRLPLDLVPDSGQVLNCLQRGAHRIALEIYRGAVLPRSEAPGIAELRNRVSSLLREAVLTDGSAESLLRYAELPEAKDDVEVRIAALKLLPPRSPKRAAIVADLERLEAELSA; from the coding sequence ATGACGAAAGTGATCCATCCGGCAGCGCTGTTCCCGCCAGCAGGTGGGATCCCCGCAGCGCTGCGCCAGCAGTACGCCAGCGCCGGCCATGAGCAGCTGGACGCCCAGGGACTCGGGTTCCCGGGGGACCTGCAGCTGCCGGGTCTCAGCAGCCTGATCCAGGAGTCCTGGCGCCGCTCTGCCGAGCTGCAGGCCAACCCGGACAACCCCGAGGCCCCGCTGGCCATGGACCGCGAAGAACTCGAGGAGTACCGGCGGCAGCATCCGCTGGCGGCGATCATGCCCGTGATCCACAAGCTCCTGGTCCTGCCCAGCCACGACAGCGGAATGCTGGTGGCCGTAGGCGATGAGGTCGGCCGGTTGCTCTGGGTCGAAGGCGATGCCGCCATGCAGCGCCGGGCCGAGCGGATGATGTTCGTCCCGGGCGCCGACTGGTCCGAGGCAACCGTGGGCACCAGTGCGCCGGGAACCGCACTGGCCCTGGGCCGCGGCATCCAGATCTCCGGCGCCGAACACTACAAACGCTCCGTCCACCCGTGGAGCTGCACCGCCGTACCGTTCCATGACCCGGATTCCGGGGCCCTCCTGGGCGTCGTGGATATCACCGGGACGGAATCCGCCGTCGCCCCGCACACACTCTCGCTCGTCGAAGCGACCGTGGCTGCCGCCCAGGCGCACCTCCGTGTGGAACGCCTGCAGCTCGCCGCTGAGCGCCAGTCCTCGCCGGCCCGACGCCGGGGTCCCGGCTTTGCCGCGGCAGGCCGGGACGGTGCCGGCGCGGCGGGCAGCCTGTACCGCAACAGCCTCCAGCTCCTCGGCCGGGACCAGGCGCTCCTCAGCATCGACGGCCGCACCGTGCCGTTGTCCGCCCGGCACAGCGAAATCCTGGCCTTGCTCAGCACCCACCCGGAGGGGCTGAACGCCGAGGAACTGTGCGCCCTCCTGTACCCGGGAAACGCCTCCACCATGACGCTGAGGGCCGAGATGGTCCGCCTGCGCAAGGTCCTCCAGCAGCTCAATCCGGATGCTGTTCCGGAGTCACGCCCCTACCGGCTGCCGCTGGACCTGGTGCCTGACTCCGGGCAGGTCCTGAACTGCCTGCAGCGCGGCGCGCACCGGATCGCCCTGGAAATCTACCGCGGCGCTGTCCTGCCCCGCTCCGAGGCCCCCGGCATCGCCGAACTGCGGAACCGGGTCTCCTCCCTGCTCCGCGAAGCCGTGCTGACGGACGGCAGCGCCGAGTCGCTCCTGAGGTATGCCGAGCTTCCCGAGGCGAAGGACGACGTCGAGGTCCGGATCGCGGCACTGAAACTGCTGCCGCCGCGGTCGCCCAAGCGGGCCGCCATCGTTGCCGATCTGGAACGGCTCGAGGCCGAGCTCAGCGCCTGA
- the exaC gene encoding acetaldehyde dehydrogenase ExaC — protein sequence MTVYAQPGTEGSKVTFKDRYENWIGGEWVAPVKGQYFENITPVTGKVFCEVARGTAEDIELALDAAHKIAPSWGKTSVAERAAILNKIADRIDENLEMLAVAESWDNGKPIRETLNADIPLAADHFRYFASAVRAQEGRLSQLDEDTTAYHYHEPLGVVGQIIPWNFPILMAVWKLAPALAAGNAVVLKPAEQTPSSILVLMELIGDLLPAGVLNVVNGFGVEAGKPLASSPRIRKIAFTGETSTGRLISQYASQNLIPVTLELGGKSPNIFFNDVADTNDAFYDKAQEGFTLFAFNQGEVCTCPSRALVQEDIYDSFMADAVARVEKIIQGNPLDTETQLGAQASNDQLEKILSYIDIGKQEGAKILTGGARAEMPGDLAGGYYVQPTIFEGHNKMRIFQEEIFGPVVSVTRFSDYNDAMGIANDTLYGLGAGVWSRNGNVAYRAGREIQAGRVWVNNYHAYPAGAAFGGYKSSGIGRENHAMMLDHYQQTKNLLVSYNENKLGFF from the coding sequence ATGACTGTTTACGCACAGCCCGGTACCGAGGGCTCGAAGGTCACTTTCAAGGACCGCTACGAGAACTGGATCGGCGGCGAGTGGGTTGCCCCGGTCAAGGGCCAGTACTTCGAGAACATCACCCCCGTCACCGGCAAGGTGTTCTGTGAGGTCGCCCGTGGCACCGCCGAGGACATCGAACTCGCGCTCGACGCCGCCCACAAGATTGCGCCCTCCTGGGGCAAGACGTCCGTGGCCGAACGCGCCGCCATCCTGAACAAGATCGCAGACCGCATCGACGAGAACCTCGAGATGCTCGCTGTCGCCGAGTCCTGGGACAACGGCAAGCCGATCCGCGAAACCCTCAACGCGGACATCCCGCTCGCCGCCGACCACTTCCGCTACTTTGCCTCCGCCGTCCGCGCCCAGGAAGGTCGGCTGTCCCAGCTCGACGAGGACACCACCGCCTACCACTACCACGAGCCGCTCGGCGTCGTCGGCCAGATCATCCCCTGGAACTTCCCGATCCTGATGGCCGTCTGGAAGCTTGCCCCGGCCCTCGCCGCCGGCAACGCCGTCGTCCTGAAGCCGGCCGAGCAGACCCCGTCCTCAATCCTGGTCCTGATGGAACTCATCGGCGACCTGCTGCCGGCCGGCGTCCTGAATGTTGTCAACGGTTTCGGCGTCGAGGCCGGCAAGCCGCTGGCCTCCAGCCCCCGGATCCGCAAGATCGCCTTTACCGGCGAAACCTCCACCGGCCGGCTGATCAGCCAGTACGCCAGCCAGAACCTGATCCCGGTCACGCTGGAACTCGGCGGCAAGAGCCCCAACATCTTCTTCAACGACGTTGCCGACACCAACGACGCGTTCTACGACAAGGCCCAGGAAGGGTTCACGCTCTTCGCCTTCAACCAGGGTGAAGTCTGCACCTGCCCCTCCCGCGCCCTGGTCCAGGAGGACATCTACGATTCCTTCATGGCCGACGCCGTGGCCCGGGTCGAGAAGATCATCCAGGGCAACCCGCTGGACACCGAAACGCAGCTCGGGGCCCAGGCCTCGAACGACCAGCTGGAGAAGATCCTCTCCTACATCGACATCGGAAAGCAGGAGGGCGCCAAGATCCTCACAGGCGGCGCCCGGGCCGAAATGCCCGGCGACCTGGCCGGCGGCTACTACGTCCAGCCGACCATCTTCGAAGGCCACAACAAGATGCGGATCTTCCAGGAGGAAATCTTTGGCCCGGTGGTCTCCGTGACCCGCTTCAGCGACTACAACGACGCCATGGGCATCGCAAACGACACCCTCTACGGCCTCGGCGCCGGCGTCTGGTCCCGCAACGGCAACGTCGCCTACCGTGCCGGCCGTGAAATCCAGGCCGGCCGGGTGTGGGTCAACAACTACCACGCCTACCCGGCAGGGGCTGCGTTCGGCGGCTACAAGTCCTCCGGCATCGGACGCGAAAACCACGCGATGATGCTGGACCACTACCAGCAGACCAAGAACCTCCTGGTCAGCTACAACGAGAACAAGCTCGGCTTCTTCTGA
- the adhP gene encoding alcohol dehydrogenase AdhP — MQAAVVTEFGKDLQIQTLPVPVPGRGEALVKVLTTGVCHTDLHAAEGDWPVKPTPPFIPGHEGVGEVVALGEGVTDLAVGDLVGNAWLWSACGDCQYCRTGWETLCEAQQNAGYSVDGSFGEYMLVDTRFAARIPAGSDPVEVAPVLCAGVTVYKGLKMTEARPGQWVTISGIGGLGHIAVQYAVAMGLRVAAVDIADDKLALAKKHGAELTVNALHEDPAEVIQRETGGCHGVLVTAVHPSAFGPAIGMARRGGTIVFNGLPPGDFPAPIFEIVLKGLTVRGSIVGTRQDLEEALDFFAQGKIHPTVSTRELSDVNAVLDEMKHAKIDGRVVIKY; from the coding sequence ATGCAGGCCGCAGTAGTAACCGAATTCGGCAAGGACCTGCAGATCCAGACCCTCCCCGTTCCAGTGCCGGGCCGGGGCGAGGCGCTCGTGAAGGTACTCACCACCGGCGTCTGCCACACAGACCTCCACGCCGCGGAAGGCGACTGGCCGGTCAAGCCGACCCCGCCGTTCATCCCGGGCCATGAAGGCGTCGGGGAGGTCGTTGCCCTCGGCGAAGGCGTCACGGACCTGGCCGTCGGAGACCTCGTCGGCAATGCCTGGCTCTGGTCCGCCTGCGGCGATTGCCAGTACTGCCGCACCGGCTGGGAAACCCTCTGTGAAGCGCAGCAGAACGCCGGCTACAGCGTTGACGGCTCCTTTGGCGAGTACATGCTGGTGGACACGCGTTTCGCGGCCAGGATCCCGGCGGGCTCGGACCCCGTCGAGGTGGCCCCGGTACTTTGCGCCGGAGTGACCGTCTACAAGGGGCTCAAGATGACCGAGGCCCGGCCCGGCCAGTGGGTCACGATCTCGGGCATCGGCGGGCTCGGCCACATCGCCGTCCAGTACGCGGTTGCCATGGGCCTGCGTGTTGCCGCGGTGGACATTGCTGACGACAAGCTGGCCCTGGCCAAGAAGCACGGTGCCGAGCTGACCGTTAATGCTCTGCATGAAGATCCCGCCGAAGTCATCCAGCGCGAAACCGGAGGTTGCCATGGAGTCCTGGTCACGGCAGTGCACCCGTCAGCATTCGGCCCGGCGATCGGGATGGCCCGCCGCGGCGGAACGATTGTGTTCAACGGCCTGCCGCCGGGTGACTTCCCGGCACCGATCTTTGAGATTGTGCTCAAGGGCCTGACCGTCCGCGGTTCCATCGTGGGAACGCGGCAGGACCTGGAGGAGGCCCTGGACTTCTTCGCCCAGGGCAAGATCCACCCCACCGTCTCCACCCGGGAGCTCTCCGACGTGAATGCCGTGCTCGACGAAATGAAGCACGCCAAGATCGACGGCCGCGTTGTCATCAAGTACTGA
- a CDS encoding DUF779 domain-containing protein has translation MPQTKLDAAVTVPGEDFSRVALTPESVELLRKMWLQHGPLMFHQSGGCCDGSSPMCYPAGEFITGDSDVQLGLFDISDGVQPQPIEFWMSKEQFNYWSHTHLTVDVVPGRGSGFSVEAPEGKRFLIRSKLMDWPV, from the coding sequence ATGCCCCAGACCAAGCTCGACGCCGCCGTGACCGTTCCCGGGGAGGACTTCTCACGGGTGGCGCTCACCCCGGAGTCGGTGGAGCTGCTGCGCAAGATGTGGCTGCAGCACGGTCCGCTGATGTTCCATCAGTCCGGCGGCTGCTGCGACGGATCCTCGCCGATGTGCTACCCCGCCGGGGAGTTCATCACCGGGGACTCGGACGTGCAGCTGGGCCTATTCGACATTTCCGACGGGGTGCAGCCGCAGCCCATTGAGTTCTGGATGTCGAAGGAGCAGTTCAACTACTGGAGCCACACCCACCTGACCGTGGATGTTGTTCCCGGCCGGGGGAGCGGGTTCTCGGTGGAAGCGCCGGAAGGCAAGCGCTTCCTGATCCGGTCCAAGCTGATGGACTGGCCGGTCTAG
- a CDS encoding APC family permease: MNLFRTKSIEQSMSDAEEPGRKLKRSLSSWDLMIMGVAVAVGAGIFSVGAKAAANFAGPAVTLSFAIAAVTCALAIMCYAEFATAIPVAGSAYVFTYATMGELLAWIIGWNLILELFTAGAVIAKYWGIYLSKVFALMGVDIPPSIALGGVDLYWGAFLIVAVFTVLLVLGTKLSARVGNVFTLIKIAVVLFVIVVGFSYVKFENYAPFVPTSEPTGGTGAADVMKQSFFGFLTGAAPAQYGTLGIFAGAALVFFAFIGFDVVATSAEEVKNPQKTLPRGIFGGLAVVTVLYILVSLALTGMVSYTKLAEAKNPTLTTAFEAVGNNDAAKVIAFGSLVGLTTVIMVLLMGLSRVVLAMSRDGLLPRSLSKTSTIRATPVRLQIICGAAVAVVAGLTNVDLLEEMINIGTLSAFVTVSIGVLVLRKKRPDLKPAFRVPLGKVLPIISAVLCLYLMTNLAVETWIFFAVWLVIGVVIYFSYGQRHSRLNEKFAEAKASVNGHGDKHAAEAGSEAVTVENRS; encoded by the coding sequence ATGAACTTATTCCGGACCAAATCGATCGAGCAGTCCATGTCGGACGCCGAAGAACCCGGACGTAAGCTGAAGCGCTCGCTCAGCTCCTGGGACCTGATGATCATGGGCGTCGCCGTTGCTGTCGGCGCCGGCATCTTCTCGGTGGGCGCCAAGGCGGCAGCAAACTTCGCCGGCCCGGCCGTGACCCTTTCCTTCGCCATTGCCGCCGTCACGTGTGCCCTGGCCATCATGTGCTACGCGGAGTTCGCCACGGCCATTCCCGTTGCCGGCTCCGCCTACGTCTTCACCTACGCCACCATGGGCGAGTTGCTGGCCTGGATCATCGGCTGGAACCTCATCCTCGAGCTGTTCACCGCCGGCGCGGTGATCGCCAAGTACTGGGGCATCTACCTCAGCAAGGTGTTCGCGCTGATGGGTGTGGACATCCCGCCGTCGATCGCCCTGGGCGGTGTGGACCTGTACTGGGGTGCGTTCCTTATCGTCGCCGTGTTCACCGTGCTGCTGGTGCTGGGGACAAAGCTGTCCGCCCGCGTCGGCAACGTTTTCACGCTGATCAAGATCGCCGTCGTGCTCTTTGTGATCGTGGTGGGCTTCAGTTACGTGAAGTTCGAGAACTACGCCCCGTTCGTGCCCACCTCCGAGCCGACCGGCGGCACGGGCGCGGCCGACGTTATGAAGCAGTCCTTCTTCGGCTTCCTCACGGGCGCTGCCCCGGCGCAGTACGGCACGCTCGGCATCTTCGCCGGCGCCGCGCTGGTCTTCTTTGCCTTCATCGGCTTTGACGTTGTGGCCACCTCGGCCGAGGAGGTCAAGAACCCGCAGAAGACGTTGCCGCGCGGCATCTTCGGCGGCCTGGCCGTCGTCACGGTGCTCTACATCCTGGTGTCCCTCGCGCTGACCGGCATGGTCTCCTACACGAAGCTGGCCGAGGCCAAAAACCCCACGCTCACCACGGCATTCGAGGCGGTGGGCAACAATGATGCCGCCAAGGTCATTGCTTTCGGCTCGCTTGTCGGCCTGACCACCGTGATCATGGTGCTGCTGATGGGCCTCTCGCGCGTCGTGCTGGCCATGAGCCGCGACGGCCTGCTGCCCCGCTCGCTGTCCAAAACCAGCACCATCCGTGCGACGCCGGTCCGGCTGCAGATCATCTGCGGTGCCGCAGTGGCGGTTGTCGCCGGCCTCACCAACGTGGACCTGCTCGAAGAAATGATCAACATCGGCACGCTGTCCGCGTTCGTGACGGTGAGCATCGGAGTCCTGGTGCTGCGCAAGAAGCGCCCCGACCTGAAGCCCGCGTTCCGGGTGCCGCTCGGCAAGGTGCTCCCGATCATCTCGGCCGTCCTGTGCCTCTACCTCATGACCAACCTGGCCGTGGAGACCTGGATCTTCTTCGCCGTGTGGCTCGTGATCGGTGTGGTCATCTACTTCTCCTACGGCCAGCGGCACTCCCGGCTGAACGAGAAATTCGCCGAGGCCAAGGCTTCCGTCAACGGGCACGGCGACAAGCACGCCGCTGAAGCGGGGTCCGAGGCCGTCACGGTCGAGAACCGCTCCTAA
- a CDS encoding TetR/AcrR family transcriptional regulator, with amino-acid sequence MARPARPERKAELLAAILDYLMDKTLADLTFRSLAEGLGVSSYVLVYHFGHREELVNEIIRTIESRLDSIRATDVKDIDREAWRAFLLESWRWTMAQRNRHLARLEFEATAQDIVAAPPRGTAQEHYRMLHEKARDWLMLQGIRREFANTDARLFTAAFYGLQFDFVVNNQPEEASEAFDLMLLVFFNNLHRRLAADGQHI; translated from the coding sequence ATGGCCCGCCCAGCACGACCTGAACGCAAGGCAGAGCTGCTGGCCGCCATTCTGGACTACCTGATGGACAAGACCCTCGCGGACCTCACCTTCCGGAGCCTGGCCGAGGGGCTGGGGGTCAGCAGCTACGTGCTCGTGTACCATTTTGGCCACCGCGAGGAGCTGGTGAACGAGATCATCCGCACCATCGAATCCCGGCTGGACAGCATCCGGGCCACGGATGTGAAAGACATCGACAGGGAAGCGTGGCGGGCATTCCTGCTGGAGTCGTGGCGTTGGACCATGGCGCAGCGCAACCGGCACTTGGCCAGGCTGGAGTTCGAGGCCACGGCGCAGGACATCGTGGCCGCGCCACCCCGGGGAACGGCGCAGGAACATTACAGGATGCTGCACGAGAAGGCCCGCGACTGGCTTATGCTCCAGGGCATCCGGCGGGAATTCGCCAACACCGATGCCCGCCTCTTCACTGCTGCCTTCTACGGGCTGCAGTTCGACTTCGTGGTGAACAACCAGCCGGAGGAAGCGAGCGAGGCCTTCGACTTGATGCTGCTGGTTTTCTTCAACAACCTGCACCGGCGCCTGGCCGCCGACGGCCAGCACATCTGA
- a CDS encoding DUF2461 domain-containing protein, whose amino-acid sequence MDTFAGIPDAAFQFYGELEYNNNRDWWLEHKATYDAAVKVPLTLLLAELEPSFGAAKLFRPNRDIRFSLDKSPYKTAQGAFASTSEGVGFYIQLSADGLLIGGGCHTHTPAQLTRFRSAVDAPASGEALQAIVDDIEAAGFAVEGDSLKTVPRGFDKDHPRAELLKHKSLTAGVNVGQPGWLATPGAAAEVSRRWEELRPRVDWIDRHAAP is encoded by the coding sequence ATGGACACATTCGCAGGCATCCCGGATGCCGCCTTCCAGTTCTACGGAGAGCTCGAATACAACAACAACCGCGACTGGTGGCTGGAACACAAGGCAACCTACGACGCCGCGGTGAAAGTGCCGCTGACCCTGCTGCTTGCCGAGCTGGAACCGTCCTTTGGTGCGGCCAAGCTTTTCCGGCCCAACAGGGACATCCGGTTCTCGCTGGACAAGTCTCCCTACAAGACCGCCCAGGGCGCGTTTGCCTCAACCTCCGAAGGTGTGGGGTTCTACATCCAGCTCAGCGCCGACGGCCTCCTCATTGGAGGCGGCTGCCACACCCATACGCCTGCCCAGCTGACGCGTTTTCGCAGTGCGGTCGATGCGCCGGCCAGCGGCGAGGCCCTGCAGGCGATCGTTGACGACATCGAGGCTGCCGGCTTCGCTGTGGAGGGCGACAGCCTCAAAACTGTCCCCCGCGGCTTCGACAAGGACCATCCGCGGGCGGAGCTCCTCAAGCACAAGTCCCTGACCGCAGGTGTCAACGTGGGCCAACCCGGTTGGCTCGCGACCCCCGGCGCTGCGGCTGAAGTGTCCCGGCGCTGGGAGGAGCTGCGGCCTAGGGTCGACTGGATCGACCGCCACGCCGCCCCTTGA